The Agromyces mariniharenae genome includes a window with the following:
- a CDS encoding ArsR/SmtB family transcription factor, whose amino-acid sequence MFTDASRPLYEVKANLFKGLAHPLRVRVLEVLVAANGEETPVGELLEATGLEASHLSQHLAVLRTHRLVTAERRGNQVLYRLAYPQVADLLRVARVLLGEILQTTEQQLVAQAELPELPERSQAAARA is encoded by the coding sequence GTGTTCACGGATGCCAGCCGCCCGCTGTACGAGGTCAAGGCCAACCTGTTCAAGGGCCTCGCGCACCCGCTGCGCGTTCGCGTGCTCGAGGTGCTCGTCGCGGCGAACGGCGAGGAGACGCCGGTCGGCGAGCTCCTCGAGGCGACCGGCCTCGAGGCGTCGCACCTGTCGCAGCACCTCGCGGTGCTGCGCACGCACCGGCTCGTCACCGCCGAGCGACGGGGCAACCAGGTGCTCTACCGGCTGGCCTATCCGCAGGTCGCCGACCTGCTCCGCGTCGCGCGCGTCCTGCTCGGCGAGATCCTCCAGACGACCGAGCAGCAGCTCGTCGCGCAGGCGGAGCTTCCTGAGCTGCCGGAGCGGTCGCAGGCGGCTGCCCGCGCATGA
- a CDS encoding epoxide hydrolase family protein — MSTIIDTPTSIRPFTVEFPQEQLDDARRRIAATRFPSRELVQDRSQGVQLATLQALARYWSDDYDWRRVERRLNALPQFTTEIDGVEIHFIHVRSPHDNAMPLIMTHGWPGSVIELLDTIGPLTDPTAHGGSAEDAFHVVLPSLPGYGFSSAPTELGWENGPIAGAWAKLMAGLGYTRYVAQGGDVGAAVTDAMGRQGPDGLVGIHMNLLALAIGVKDILPAESEQERAAHAALETFTTDGFGYFLEQSTRPQTIGYSLLDSPIGLAAWMLDHDTDSYLKISRAFVDGDPVGNLTRDQILDNITLYWLTGTGASAARWYWEFGRFLAATHGHTPPPVQVPVAFTTFPGELFPSPRTWVEAVYPTTTYFNAVGRGGHFAAWEEPELFTAEVRAAFRSLR, encoded by the coding sequence ATGAGCACCATCATCGACACCCCCACCAGCATCCGGCCCTTCACGGTCGAGTTCCCGCAGGAACAGCTCGACGACGCGCGCCGGCGGATCGCGGCGACCCGATTCCCGAGCCGGGAGCTCGTCCAGGACCGCTCCCAAGGGGTGCAGCTCGCGACGCTGCAGGCGCTCGCGCGGTACTGGTCGGACGACTACGACTGGCGCAGGGTCGAACGACGGCTGAATGCGCTGCCCCAGTTCACGACCGAGATCGACGGCGTCGAGATCCACTTCATCCACGTGAGGTCGCCGCATGACAATGCGATGCCCCTGATCATGACGCACGGCTGGCCGGGCTCGGTCATCGAGCTGCTGGACACCATCGGCCCGCTGACCGACCCCACCGCGCACGGCGGCTCGGCCGAGGATGCGTTCCACGTCGTCCTCCCGTCCCTGCCCGGCTACGGCTTCTCCAGCGCCCCCACCGAGCTCGGCTGGGAGAACGGCCCCATCGCCGGCGCCTGGGCGAAGCTGATGGCCGGCCTCGGCTACACGCGCTACGTCGCCCAGGGTGGCGACGTCGGCGCCGCGGTCACCGACGCGATGGGCCGCCAGGGCCCCGACGGACTCGTCGGCATCCACATGAACCTGCTCGCCCTCGCGATCGGCGTCAAGGACATCCTTCCGGCCGAATCCGAGCAGGAGCGTGCCGCGCACGCCGCGCTCGAGACGTTCACCACCGACGGCTTCGGCTACTTCCTCGAGCAGTCCACGCGGCCGCAGACCATCGGCTACTCGCTGCTCGACTCGCCGATCGGGCTCGCCGCATGGATGCTCGACCACGACACCGACAGCTACCTCAAGATCAGCCGCGCGTTCGTCGACGGCGACCCCGTCGGCAACCTCACCCGGGACCAGATCCTGGACAACATCACGCTGTACTGGTTGACGGGCACCGGTGCGTCGGCCGCCCGCTGGTACTGGGAGTTCGGCCGGTTCCTGGCCGCGACCCACGGCCACACGCCGCCGCCGGTGCAGGTTCCGGTCGCGTTCACGACGTTCCCGGGCGAGCTCTTCCCGTCCCCTCGCACCTGGGTCGAGGCCGTCTACCCGACGACCACGTACTTCAACGCGGTCGGCCGCGGTGGCCACTTCGCGGCCTGGGAGGAGCCCGAGCTCTTCACGGCCGAGGTGCGGGCCGCGTTCAGGTCGCTGCGCTGA